The proteins below come from a single Serratia fonticola genomic window:
- a CDS encoding GNAT family N-acetyltransferase: MAITTGETPRLLLRGWQDSDLPAFAALNSDPEVMKYFPAALNRAESDAQANRIRQFMQQHGWGLWAVEVKHQAAFIGFVGLAIPGDDLPCSPCVEIGWRLSKEHWGQGYASEAARCALDIAFNRLQLSEVVSFTAEINLPSRRVMERIGMNFSGETFEHPRLPLCHPLRKHVLYRKLSPNK; the protein is encoded by the coding sequence ATGGCTATCACAACTGGTGAAACACCCAGATTGCTGCTGCGCGGTTGGCAAGATAGCGATCTGCCCGCCTTTGCTGCGCTCAATAGCGACCCTGAGGTGATGAAATACTTCCCGGCAGCGCTAAACCGCGCTGAAAGCGATGCCCAGGCAAATCGCATCCGCCAATTTATGCAACAGCACGGCTGGGGGCTGTGGGCCGTCGAGGTGAAGCATCAGGCTGCCTTTATCGGCTTTGTCGGGCTGGCCATTCCTGGTGACGATCTGCCCTGCTCTCCCTGCGTGGAAATTGGCTGGCGGTTGTCGAAGGAGCATTGGGGCCAAGGCTATGCCAGCGAAGCGGCACGTTGCGCGCTGGATATCGCTTTCAATAGGCTGCAACTGTCAGAAGTAGTGTCCTTTACTGCTGAAATTAATCTCCCTTCCCGCCGAGTGATGGAGCGCATCGGGATGAACTTCAGCGGTGAAACCTTCGAACATCCCCGTTTACCTCTGTGCCATCCGTTACGCAAGCATGTGTTGTATCGTAAGCTATCGCCAAACAAGTGA
- a CDS encoding aldo/keto reductase has translation MSKKPLGRSGIQVPQLTFGGNVFGWTADEATSFSLLDALVANQLNFIDTADVYSSWAPGNQGGESETVIGNWLKKSGKRDQVIIATKVGKPMGEGKQGLSPRYIRQAVEDSLRRLQTDYIDLYQSHDDDQDTPLAETLAAFDELIKAGKVRAIGASNYQADRLVEALKVSEQNGLARYETLQPEYNLYAREGYEQALEAVAQQQGLGVINFFSLASGFLTGKYRSAQDVGKSQRGDTIVSRYLNPRGFRILAALDLLAEKHQTTPAQISLAWLIARPSITAPIVSATSLTQLDELVSATQLQLAAEDIKALDEASAW, from the coding sequence ATGAGTAAGAAACCGTTGGGTCGTTCAGGCATTCAGGTCCCGCAGCTGACCTTTGGCGGCAACGTATTTGGCTGGACGGCAGACGAGGCCACGTCTTTCAGCCTGCTGGATGCGCTGGTAGCCAATCAGCTGAATTTTATCGATACCGCCGACGTCTATTCGAGCTGGGCGCCGGGCAATCAAGGCGGTGAATCAGAAACGGTGATTGGTAACTGGCTGAAGAAAAGCGGCAAGCGCGACCAGGTGATCATCGCTACCAAAGTGGGAAAACCGATGGGTGAGGGCAAGCAAGGCTTGTCGCCACGCTATATTCGTCAGGCCGTAGAGGATTCGTTGCGCCGCCTGCAAACCGATTATATCGATCTTTATCAGTCCCATGATGACGACCAGGACACCCCGCTGGCGGAAACCCTGGCGGCGTTTGATGAACTGATCAAGGCCGGGAAAGTGCGTGCCATAGGCGCTTCAAACTATCAGGCAGACCGGCTGGTGGAAGCACTGAAAGTCAGCGAGCAAAACGGACTGGCGCGCTATGAAACCTTGCAGCCGGAATACAATCTGTATGCTCGTGAAGGTTATGAGCAGGCGCTGGAAGCGGTGGCGCAGCAACAGGGATTGGGGGTGATCAACTTCTTCTCACTGGCTAGTGGTTTCCTTACCGGCAAATATCGTAGCGCACAGGATGTGGGTAAGAGCCAGCGTGGGGATACCATTGTGTCGCGTTATCTGAACCCGCGAGGTTTCCGCATTCTGGCAGCCCTCGATCTGCTGGCCGAGAAGCACCAGACTACACCCGCACAGATCTCGTTGGCCTGGCTGATTGCTCGCCCAAGCATCACCGCGCCAATCGTCAGCGCCACCTCGTTAACCCAGTTGGATGAGTTGGTGAGTGCCACACAGTTGCAATTGGCTGCCGAGGATATCAAGGCGCTGGATGAGGCAAGTGCCTGGTAA